In a single window of the Streptomyces sp. CGMCC 4.7035 genome:
- a CDS encoding nucleotide sugar dehydrogenase: MPADLAVIGLGHLGLPLAQAAVAAGIPTIGYRTGPEAGPLTAAELRRMLAGGFRPITSPAELGRVRTAVICAPTPRGADGTLDLTQVEAAARTLAERLRPHTTVILESPVPPGTTETFLRPLLEEGSRLRAGRDFHLAYSPSRVDPGNRAFAAANTPKVIGGLTPACTESAATFYGRLTDKVVRARGPREAETVQVLETNYRQVNIALVNEMAVLCHDLGVDLWDVIRCAETKPFGFQAFRPGPGVGGHAVPQDLAGLTGRNLRMVELAQQVNGNMPQYVVQRAATLLNEHGKSARGARVLLLGVTYKPDLADQQGSPAHEIALRLMELGASVSYHDPHVPAWSVLDRPIPRADSLYEAAAHADLTILLQQHRTYDLQGLSVKAQLLLDTRGATPTGAAHRL, translated from the coding sequence ATGCCCGCAGATCTCGCCGTCATCGGACTCGGTCACCTCGGCCTGCCCCTGGCCCAGGCCGCCGTCGCCGCCGGCATCCCCACGATCGGGTACAGGACGGGGCCCGAGGCCGGTCCCCTCACCGCCGCCGAACTGCGCCGGATGCTCGCGGGCGGTTTCCGGCCGATCACCAGCCCCGCCGAACTCGGCCGTGTCCGCACCGCCGTCATCTGCGCCCCCACTCCGCGGGGTGCCGACGGCACGCTCGACCTCACCCAGGTGGAGGCGGCCGCCCGCACCCTCGCCGAACGGCTGCGCCCGCACACCACCGTGATCCTGGAGTCGCCGGTGCCGCCCGGCACCACGGAGACGTTCCTGCGGCCGCTCCTCGAAGAGGGCTCCCGTCTGCGCGCCGGCCGCGACTTCCACCTCGCGTACTCGCCGAGCCGCGTCGACCCCGGCAACCGCGCCTTCGCGGCCGCCAACACCCCCAAGGTCATCGGCGGTCTCACCCCCGCCTGCACCGAGTCGGCCGCCACCTTCTACGGGCGCCTCACCGACAAGGTGGTACGCGCGCGTGGACCGCGCGAGGCGGAGACCGTGCAGGTCCTGGAGACGAACTACCGGCAGGTCAACATCGCCCTGGTCAACGAGATGGCGGTGCTGTGCCACGACTTGGGCGTCGACCTGTGGGACGTCATCCGCTGCGCGGAGACCAAGCCGTTCGGCTTCCAGGCCTTCCGCCCCGGCCCCGGCGTCGGCGGCCACGCCGTTCCCCAGGACCTGGCAGGCCTGACCGGCCGCAACCTGCGCATGGTCGAGCTCGCACAGCAGGTCAACGGCAACATGCCCCAGTACGTCGTCCAGCGCGCCGCCACGCTCCTGAACGAGCACGGCAAGTCGGCCCGCGGCGCACGCGTGCTGCTGCTCGGCGTGACCTACAAGCCCGACCTCGCCGACCAGCAGGGCTCCCCCGCGCACGAGATCGCGCTGCGCCTGATGGAGCTGGGCGCGTCCGTCAGCTACCACGACCCGCACGTCCCCGCCTGGAGCGTCCTGGACCGCCCGATCCCGCGCGCGGACTCCCTCTACGAGGCGGCGGCCCACGCCGACCTGACGATCCTGCTCCAGCAGCACCGCACGTACGACCTCCAGGGGCTGTCGGTGAAGGCGCAGCTGTTGCTGGACACGCGGGGGGCTACGCCTACGGGGGCGGCGCATCGGTTGTGA
- a CDS encoding GuaB3 family IMP dehydrogenase-related protein, producing the protein MTEIEIGRGKRGRRAYAFDDIAVVPSRRTRDPKEVSIAWQIDAYRFELPFLAAPMDSVVSPATAIRIGELGGLGVLNLEGLWTRYEDPQPLLDEIVGLPVESATRRLQEIYAAPIKEELIGQRIKEVRDAGVVTAAALSPQRTAQFSKAVVDAGVDIFVIRGTTVSAEHVSGAHEPLNLKQFIYELDVPVIVGGCATYTAALHLMRTGAAGVLVGFGGGAAHTTRNVLGIQVPMATAVADVAAARRDYMDESGGRYVHVIADGGVGWSGDLPKAIACGADSVMMGSPLARATDAPGKGHHWGMEAVNEELPRGKKVDLGTVGTIEEVLTGPSHTPDGSMNLFGALRRAMATTGYSELKEFQRVEVTVADSQHRR; encoded by the coding sequence GTGACTGAGATCGAGATCGGGCGCGGCAAGCGCGGCCGCCGGGCGTACGCCTTCGACGACATCGCCGTCGTCCCCAGCCGCCGTACGCGGGACCCGAAGGAGGTCTCGATCGCCTGGCAGATCGACGCCTACCGCTTCGAGCTGCCCTTCCTGGCCGCCCCCATGGACTCGGTCGTCTCCCCGGCCACCGCGATCCGTATCGGCGAGCTCGGCGGCCTCGGCGTGCTGAACCTCGAAGGCCTGTGGACGCGGTACGAGGACCCGCAGCCGCTTCTCGACGAGATCGTCGGGCTGCCCGTCGAGTCCGCCACCCGTCGCCTCCAGGAGATCTACGCGGCTCCCATCAAGGAGGAGCTGATCGGGCAGCGCATCAAGGAGGTGCGCGACGCGGGCGTGGTCACCGCGGCCGCGCTCTCCCCGCAGCGCACGGCCCAGTTCTCCAAGGCGGTCGTCGACGCGGGCGTGGACATCTTCGTCATCCGCGGTACGACGGTGTCGGCGGAGCACGTGTCGGGCGCGCACGAGCCGCTGAACCTGAAGCAGTTCATCTACGAGCTCGACGTCCCGGTGATCGTCGGTGGCTGCGCCACGTACACCGCGGCCCTGCACCTGATGCGCACCGGCGCGGCCGGCGTGCTGGTCGGCTTCGGCGGCGGCGCCGCGCACACCACGCGCAACGTGCTGGGCATCCAGGTCCCCATGGCCACGGCGGTCGCGGACGTGGCGGCGGCCCGCCGCGACTACATGGACGAGTCCGGCGGCCGGTACGTGCACGTGATCGCGGACGGTGGCGTCGGCTGGTCCGGCGACCTCCCCAAGGCCATCGCCTGCGGCGCCGACTCCGTCATGATGGGCTCCCCGCTGGCCCGCGCCACGGACGCGCCCGGCAAGGGCCACCACTGGGGCATGGAGGCCGTCAACGAGGAGCTGCCGCGCGGCAAGAAGGTCGACCTCGGCACGGTCGGCACGATCGAGGAGGTCCTCACGGGCCCGTCGCACACCCCGGACGGCTCGATGAACCTCTTCGGCGCCCTGCGCCGCGCCATGGCCACCACCGGCTACAGCGAGCTGAAGGAGTTCCAGCGGGTCGAGGTCACGGTGGCGGACTCGCAGCACCGGCGGTAG
- a CDS encoding glycerol-3-phosphate dehydrogenase/oxidase: protein MRTGTLGPAQRAASLAGMAERELDVLVVGAGVVGAGTALDAVTRGLSTGLVEARDWASGTSSRSSKLIHGGLRYLEMLDFALVREALKERGLLLERLAPHLVKPVPFLYPLQHKGWERLYAGSGVALYDAMSMARGRGRGLPLHRHLSRRHALRVAPCLQKDALVGALQYYDAQMDDARYVATLVRTAAWYGAKVANRARVTGFLREGERVVGARVQDVEGGGEYEIRAQQVVNATGVWTDDTQAMVGERGQFHVRASKGIHLVVPKDRINSTTGLILRTEKSVLFVIPWGRHWIIGTTDTDWSLDKAHPAASSADIDYLLEHVNSVLAVPLTRDDVEGVYAGLRPLLAGESDATSKLSREHTVAHPVPGLVVVAGGKYTTYRVMAKDAVDEAVHGLDRRVADCVTEDVPLLGAEGYRALWNARAGIAARTGLHVVRVEHLLNRYGSLAEEVLDLITADPTLGEPLQAADDYLRAEVVYAASHEGARHLDDVLTRRTRISIETFDRGARTAREAAELMAPVLGWDKGQIEREVEHYEKRVEAERESQRQPDDLTADAARLGAPDIVPL from the coding sequence GTGAGGACAGGGACACTGGGGCCGGCGCAGCGCGCCGCGTCACTGGCGGGAATGGCCGAGCGCGAGCTGGACGTGCTGGTCGTGGGCGCGGGTGTGGTCGGCGCGGGCACCGCACTGGACGCCGTCACACGCGGTCTGTCCACGGGCCTGGTCGAGGCGCGTGACTGGGCCTCGGGCACCTCCAGCAGGTCCAGCAAGCTGATACACGGCGGGCTGCGCTACCTGGAGATGCTCGACTTCGCGCTCGTGCGCGAGGCGCTGAAGGAGCGCGGGCTGCTGCTGGAGCGCCTGGCGCCCCATCTCGTGAAGCCGGTCCCGTTCCTGTATCCGCTGCAGCACAAGGGCTGGGAGCGGCTGTACGCGGGCTCGGGCGTCGCGCTCTACGACGCCATGTCGATGGCCCGCGGCCGTGGCCGCGGCCTGCCGTTGCACCGTCACCTGAGCCGCCGTCATGCCCTGCGGGTCGCGCCCTGCCTGCAGAAGGACGCGCTGGTCGGCGCGTTGCAGTACTACGACGCGCAGATGGACGACGCCCGCTATGTGGCCACTTTGGTGCGCACCGCCGCGTGGTACGGAGCGAAGGTCGCCAACCGTGCCCGTGTGACCGGCTTCCTGCGCGAGGGCGAGCGGGTGGTCGGCGCGAGGGTGCAGGACGTGGAGGGGGGCGGGGAGTACGAGATCCGCGCCCAGCAGGTCGTCAACGCGACGGGGGTGTGGACCGACGACACCCAGGCGATGGTGGGCGAGCGGGGCCAGTTCCACGTGCGGGCGTCCAAGGGCATCCACCTGGTCGTGCCGAAGGACCGGATCAACTCGACGACGGGCCTGATCCTGCGGACCGAGAAGTCCGTCCTCTTTGTCATCCCCTGGGGCAGGCACTGGATCATCGGGACGACCGACACCGACTGGAGCCTCGACAAGGCACACCCGGCCGCCTCCAGCGCGGACATCGACTATCTGCTGGAGCATGTGAACTCCGTTCTGGCGGTGCCGCTCACGCGCGACGACGTGGAGGGTGTGTACGCGGGCCTCAGGCCGCTGCTCGCCGGGGAGTCGGACGCCACCAGCAAGCTTTCCCGCGAGCACACCGTGGCGCATCCGGTGCCCGGTCTCGTGGTCGTGGCCGGCGGCAAGTACACGACGTACCGGGTGATGGCCAAGGACGCCGTCGACGAGGCGGTGCACGGGCTCGACCGGCGCGTCGCCGACTGCGTCACCGAGGACGTCCCGCTGCTGGGCGCCGAGGGGTACCGGGCGCTGTGGAACGCCCGGGCGGGCATAGCGGCGCGCACCGGGCTGCACGTGGTCCGGGTGGAACACCTGCTCAACCGTTACGGCTCGCTGGCGGAGGAAGTACTCGACCTGATCACGGCCGATCCGACGCTTGGCGAACCGCTCCAGGCGGCCGACGACTATCTGCGGGCGGAGGTCGTCTACGCCGCTTCGCACGAGGGCGCGCGGCACCTGGACGATGTGCTGACACGGCGGACGCGCATCTCGATCGAGACCTTTGACCGTGGCGCGCGCACCGCCCGGGAGGCGGCCGAGCTGATGGCGCCGGTGCTCGGATGGGACAAGGGCCAGATCGAGCGCGAGGTCGAGCACTACGAGAAGCGGGTGGAGGCGGAGCGGGAGTCGCAGCGCCAGCCCGACGATCTGACGGCGGACGCGGCGAGGCTGGGGGCGCCGGACATAGTGCCGCTGTAG
- a CDS encoding protein kinase, producing MDDYAGRVLADRYRLPLPPSDEYELAETRAFDTYSGQEVLVRQVPLPEVVEAEVLDADGLPEGFVARDGRPRGASARPAATRRPTDPAVRRAIEAAQAAAQIPDHPRLDQVFDVFAEGGSLWIVSELVAARPLAALLAEQPLTPYRAAEVASDVLMALRVLHAHGWVHRNITARTVLVCDDGRVMLTGLAAGAAEEALCGYDPVPAGEFESGTRPPDEGGDAPGAGGGAVGPGGAGVTVSGAPAPGGAGSGGSARPSGAGSGGPGSEGFGGPGGAGGGSFGSVGGAGQGMDPEAARRAAIEARANGAAPAGGTPGGGAPATGPRALESAGDVRAARAGAIAAYRAGARAAARVQEEQRGARPALPPPRPADNAATTPPQAPGQGVERRADVPQPGQIVDPYGVDRTKSWHGAVPRPAAPTADDQRRTALPGGAPGPQGNAGGPYGNGTPGTGASTGAYQSAPHGAGVTAHPYESAPHGAGVTAHPYESTPHGAGVTAHPYDDTPHGPGAGAAAPATHWNHRGPTTALAAERARQARMAVVGPVTERWAPEQAGPVHENWQLAPPIGPATDLWALGALLFRAVQGHAPYPEESTVELVQLVCSEPPAFAEECGPLRPVVESLLRQDPTERLDFEELRGWLRSLVRSAPEPEAGTHVVAAPPVDPSRLPIVRRRGELVRRRRAGLPAATHARHKRARDDRPPRPRRLGRTLLLLILLVLAGAIAYAMVFMPKAESSKGSGSGTVGERTGTAGDVSPAPQQSDTGSAQQPGRGSSTSPSPPAGSAQTQTSEGEVAQGFTLRKDPEGFRVAVANGWDRAPKNGSGQVVYSQGDFELIVVPGRDSTSKNGSDPLTYQRESEPELQPFRDSSWATSSGMRRIDVGGRTMAEGQFTWTDGSGRELFVRNLALLVGGRYHVVQVRGPEAERDEVTRLFEQAEQSYEAVG from the coding sequence GTGGACGACTACGCGGGACGGGTCCTCGCCGACCGCTACCGCCTGCCGCTGCCGCCCTCCGACGAGTACGAGCTCGCCGAGACCCGCGCCTTCGACACCTACAGCGGGCAGGAAGTCCTCGTACGCCAGGTGCCGTTGCCCGAGGTCGTCGAGGCGGAGGTGCTCGACGCGGACGGGCTGCCCGAGGGGTTCGTGGCGCGTGACGGACGGCCCCGTGGAGCCTCCGCCCGGCCCGCTGCCACGCGCCGGCCCACCGACCCGGCCGTACGGCGCGCGATCGAGGCGGCGCAGGCCGCCGCGCAGATACCCGACCACCCCCGGCTCGACCAGGTCTTCGACGTGTTCGCCGAGGGTGGTTCTCTGTGGATAGTCAGCGAGCTGGTGGCCGCGCGCCCGCTGGCCGCCCTGCTCGCCGAGCAGCCGCTGACGCCCTACCGCGCGGCCGAGGTCGCCTCCGACGTCCTCATGGCGCTGCGCGTACTGCACGCGCACGGCTGGGTGCACCGGAACATCACCGCGCGCACGGTGCTGGTCTGCGACGACGGCCGCGTGATGCTGACCGGCCTGGCGGCCGGAGCGGCGGAGGAGGCGCTGTGCGGGTACGACCCGGTGCCGGCAGGGGAGTTCGAGAGCGGCACGCGGCCGCCTGACGAGGGCGGGGACGCGCCCGGGGCCGGGGGCGGGGCCGTCGGGCCTGGCGGCGCGGGCGTCACCGTCTCCGGCGCACCAGCACCCGGGGGCGCGGGTTCCGGCGGTTCCGCCAGGCCGTCGGGTGCCGGCTCAGGCGGTCCCGGCAGCGAGGGTTTCGGTGGGCCGGGCGGGGCCGGCGGTGGCTCGTTCGGTTCCGTGGGCGGGGCCGGACAGGGCATGGATCCCGAGGCCGCGCGGCGGGCCGCGATCGAGGCGCGGGCGAACGGGGCGGCTCCGGCCGGGGGTACACCCGGCGGCGGTGCTCCCGCCACGGGCCCCCGGGCGCTGGAGTCGGCCGGGGATGTGCGGGCGGCACGGGCCGGGGCGATCGCCGCGTATCGCGCCGGGGCCCGGGCCGCGGCACGGGTGCAGGAGGAACAGCGCGGCGCCCGGCCGGCCCTTCCCCCGCCCCGGCCGGCCGACAACGCTGCCACCACGCCGCCGCAGGCGCCCGGGCAGGGGGTGGAGCGCCGCGCCGACGTCCCGCAGCCGGGGCAGATCGTCGACCCGTACGGAGTGGACCGTACGAAGTCGTGGCACGGCGCGGTACCACGCCCGGCAGCACCCACCGCCGACGACCAGCGCCGCACCGCACTGCCCGGTGGCGCCCCCGGACCCCAGGGCAACGCCGGCGGCCCGTACGGAAACGGCACGCCAGGCACGGGCGCGAGCACTGGCGCGTACCAGAGCGCTCCCCATGGCGCGGGCGTGACCGCCCACCCGTACGAGAGCGCTCCCCATGGCGCGGGCGTGACCGCCCACCCGTACGAGAGCACTCCCCATGGCGCGGGCGTGACCGCCCATCCGTACGACGACACCCCCCACGGCCCGGGCGCAGGCGCCGCCGCCCCCGCCACCCACTGGAATCACCGCGGCCCCACGACCGCCCTGGCCGCCGAGCGGGCTCGGCAGGCGCGGATGGCCGTCGTCGGGCCCGTCACCGAGCGGTGGGCGCCCGAGCAGGCCGGGCCCGTGCACGAGAACTGGCAGTTGGCGCCCCCGATCGGGCCCGCCACCGACCTCTGGGCGCTGGGCGCGCTGCTTTTCCGGGCCGTGCAGGGGCATGCGCCGTACCCCGAGGAGAGCACCGTCGAGCTGGTCCAGCTCGTCTGCTCCGAACCGCCCGCCTTCGCGGAGGAGTGCGGGCCGCTGCGCCCGGTCGTGGAGTCGCTGCTGCGTCAGGACCCGACCGAGCGCCTCGACTTCGAGGAGCTGCGCGGCTGGCTGCGCTCCCTCGTACGGTCCGCACCGGAGCCCGAGGCGGGGACCCACGTCGTCGCGGCGCCGCCCGTCGACCCCAGTCGGCTGCCGATCGTACGGCGTCGCGGCGAGCTGGTCCGCCGGCGCCGCGCCGGGCTGCCCGCGGCCACCCACGCCCGCCACAAGCGCGCCAGGGACGACCGCCCGCCGCGGCCCCGTCGACTCGGCCGCACCTTGCTCCTGCTGATCCTGCTCGTGCTGGCCGGCGCCATCGCGTACGCCATGGTGTTCATGCCGAAGGCCGAATCCAGCAAGGGCAGCGGCAGCGGCACCGTGGGGGAACGCACCGGCACCGCCGGGGATGTCAGTCCCGCCCCGCAGCAGTCCGACACGGGCAGCGCACAGCAGCCCGGCCGCGGCAGCTCCACGAGCCCCTCCCCGCCGGCCGGTTCCGCACAGACGCAGACCAGCGAGGGCGAGGTCGCCCAGGGCTTCACCCTGCGCAAGGACCCCGAGGGATTCCGTGTCGCCGTCGCGAACGGCTGGGACCGTGCGCCGAAGAACGGCAGCGGCCAGGTCGTCTACTCCCAGGGCGACTTCGAGCTGATCGTGGTGCCCGGACGCGACAGCACGAGCAAGAACGGCAGCGATCCGCTCACCTACCAGCGGGAGTCCGAGCCCGAACTTCAGCCGTTCCGGGACTCGTCCTGGGCCACCTCCAGCGGGATGCGGCGCATCGACGTCGGCGGACGGACCATGGCCGAGGGACAGTTCACCTGGACGGACGGCAGCGGGCGCGAGCTGTTCGTGCGCAACCTCGCCCTCCTCGTCGGCGGCCGCTATCACGTGGTGCAGGTCCGCGGTCCGGAGGCCGAACGCGACGAGGTGACCCGGCTGTTCGAGCAGGCCGAGCAGAGCTACGAGGCGGTCGGCTGA
- a CDS encoding serine hydrolase domain-containing protein produces MLLRRTPRTLRAVMVSLALLGLAPGGSQAPTATATDTVLPLLVTRGGAPAAALLAREETGSHSARAGHGIALADRFRAGSITKTFIATVVLQLAAEHRLSLSDSVEDHLPGLVRGAGNDGRALTLRSLLTHTSGLADFTAATKGIVPVTPLQAVRIALTHPPTARGRFSYSNTNYVVLGMVVQQVTGHSYAVEAERRIITPLRLTGTSFPGTRTTLPSPHGRAYAADGSDVTELDPRVAGAAGELVTTLADLDRFYAALLGGELLPPRRLREMLNTRAAHGTYGMGLYPVKLPCGTTVWGHNGRISGSYVRTAATVDGRRVLTFRVNTDGLADSGLERDLLTAEFCPRTS; encoded by the coding sequence ATGCTGCTGCGCCGGACACCCCGGACCCTACGGGCCGTGATGGTGTCCCTGGCCCTGCTCGGACTGGCCCCCGGCGGCTCCCAGGCCCCCACGGCCACGGCGACGGACACCGTGCTCCCGCTGCTCGTCACCCGGGGCGGGGCCCCCGCCGCCGCGCTGCTGGCCCGTGAGGAGACGGGCTCGCACTCCGCGCGTGCCGGTCATGGCATCGCCCTCGCCGACCGCTTCCGCGCCGGCAGCATCACCAAGACCTTCATCGCGACGGTTGTGCTGCAACTGGCCGCCGAGCACCGGCTGTCCCTGTCGGACTCCGTGGAGGACCATCTGCCGGGGCTGGTGCGCGGCGCGGGCAACGACGGTCGCGCGCTGACCCTGCGCTCCCTGCTCACACACACCAGCGGGCTGGCCGACTTCACGGCGGCCACCAAGGGCATTGTCCCCGTGACGCCGCTTCAAGCCGTACGCATCGCACTCACCCACCCTCCGACCGCTCGCGGCCGCTTCTCGTACTCCAACACCAACTACGTTGTGCTCGGCATGGTCGTCCAGCAGGTCACCGGCCACTCGTACGCCGTCGAGGCCGAGCGGCGCATCATCACTCCTCTCCGTCTGACGGGCACGTCCTTCCCGGGCACCCGCACCACGCTCCCCTCGCCCCACGGCCGCGCCTACGCCGCCGACGGCTCCGACGTCACCGAGCTCGACCCGCGCGTGGCCGGCGCGGCGGGTGAGCTGGTGACCACGCTCGCCGATCTGGACCGCTTCTACGCGGCACTGCTGGGCGGCGAGCTGCTGCCCCCGCGCCGGCTGCGCGAGATGCTCAACACCCGGGCCGCACATGGCACGTACGGCATGGGGCTTTACCCCGTGAAGCTTCCGTGCGGCACCACGGTGTGGGGGCACAACGGCCGGATATCCGGCAGCTACGTGCGCACCGCAGCCACCGTGGACGGCCGACGTGTCCTCACCTTCCGTGTGAACACGGACGGGCTCGCAGACTCCGGCCTCGAACGGGACCTGCTCACGGCCGAGTTCTGCCCCCGCACCTCCTAG
- a CDS encoding serine/threonine-protein kinase — MSETERAGTPRQDNSGRLLAGRYRLEDVLGRGGMGTVWRAKDETLGRTVAVKELRFPSSIDEDEKRRLVTRTLREAKAIARIRNNGAVTVFDVVQEDDRPWIVMELIEGKSLAEAIREDGLLEPKRAAEVGLAILDVLRAAHREGILHRDVKPSNVLIAEDGRVVLTDFGIAQVEGDPSITSTGMLVGAPSYISPERARGHKPGPAADLWSLGGLLYASVEGVPPYDKGSAIATLTAVMTEPLEEPKNAGPLKKVIYGLLAKDPQQRLGDEGARALLNEVIHAPDPKEEVPADATRVVALPPVPEESSGKEGSASGGKRGEEAAELLRGALRSVRKAATAARTKSSGTTEVPESAASTSVGAPVGGASGTSGASSTSGTSGMSGASSASGASGTPGASGSGAASAGARDNSAAVGSNSGSVKPSSGWPIVPDPDRPPRPVTPPRAPLTDVVPKRTLLIIAVVVVLAVLGTVLALTLGGDDSSSQGGKKSTTKTAVSRGATVGSGSKNDGGGATHTDGGSTSGTAANESDGQNTGGSSPSASGSAGASSGSSGGDSTATKTYKSGQGYSIGLPAGWKYQSSDSAGDRFNGPHGQKLLVGWTTTPKDDPVADWKNQERYMTRSQYKRVRIEEVDYRGWNTADWEFTYADGGTGYRVIDRGFVLDPHLGYGLMYTAKAADWDSELRKDTWETLTQTFQPKS, encoded by the coding sequence ATGTCGGAGACGGAGCGCGCGGGGACACCCCGTCAGGACAACAGCGGACGTCTCCTCGCCGGGCGGTACCGGCTGGAGGATGTACTCGGCCGCGGCGGCATGGGCACGGTATGGCGGGCCAAGGACGAGACCCTGGGGCGTACGGTCGCCGTCAAGGAGCTGCGGTTCCCGTCGAGCATCGACGAGGACGAGAAGCGCCGGCTCGTCACGCGCACGCTGCGCGAGGCCAAGGCGATCGCGCGGATCCGCAACAACGGCGCGGTGACCGTCTTCGACGTGGTCCAGGAGGACGACCGGCCCTGGATCGTGATGGAGCTGATCGAGGGCAAGTCGCTCGCCGAGGCCATCCGGGAGGACGGCCTGCTGGAGCCGAAGCGTGCCGCCGAGGTCGGGCTCGCGATCCTCGATGTGCTGCGCGCCGCGCACCGCGAGGGCATCCTGCACCGCGACGTGAAGCCGTCGAACGTGCTGATCGCCGAGGACGGCCGGGTCGTGCTCACCGACTTCGGCATCGCGCAGGTCGAGGGCGACCCGTCCATCACCTCCACCGGCATGCTCGTCGGCGCCCCTTCGTACATCTCGCCGGAGCGGGCGCGCGGGCACAAGCCCGGCCCGGCGGCGGACCTGTGGTCGCTCGGCGGCCTGCTGTACGCGTCGGTCGAGGGCGTGCCGCCGTATGACAAGGGGTCGGCGATCGCCACGCTGACCGCGGTGATGACCGAGCCGCTCGAGGAGCCGAAGAACGCGGGCCCCCTGAAGAAGGTCATCTACGGACTGCTCGCCAAGGACCCGCAGCAGCGGCTGGGGGACGAGGGCGCCCGGGCCCTGCTCAACGAGGTCATCCACGCGCCCGATCCCAAGGAGGAGGTGCCGGCGGACGCGACGCGGGTCGTGGCGCTGCCGCCGGTGCCGGAGGAGTCTTCGGGCAAGGAAGGTTCGGCCTCCGGGGGCAAGCGGGGCGAGGAGGCCGCCGAGCTGCTGCGCGGGGCGCTGCGGTCCGTGCGCAAGGCCGCGACGGCGGCGCGGACCAAGTCGTCCGGGACCACGGAGGTGCCCGAGAGCGCGGCGTCCACGAGCGTGGGCGCACCTGTCGGCGGGGCATCCGGCACGTCTGGCGCATCCAGCACGTCCGGCACATCCGGCATGTCTGGTGCATCCAGCGCGTCCGGCGCATCCGGTACGCCTGGTGCGTCCGGCTCGGGGGCCGCGTCGGCGGGGGCGCGGGACAACAGTGCTGCCGTGGGATCGAACTCCGGTTCTGTGAAGCCGAGTTCGGGTTGGCCCATCGTGCCGGATCCGGACCGGCCGCCGCGGCCGGTGACGCCGCCGCGGGCGCCGCTCACCGACGTGGTGCCCAAGCGGACCCTGTTGATCATTGCCGTGGTCGTGGTGCTCGCCGTGCTGGGGACCGTGCTCGCGCTCACCCTCGGTGGCGACGACAGCAGCTCGCAGGGCGGCAAGAAGAGCACCACCAAGACCGCCGTGTCCCGCGGCGCGACCGTCGGGAGCGGGAGCAAGAACGACGGCGGCGGTGCCACGCACACGGACGGCGGCAGCACGAGCGGCACCGCGGCGAACGAATCGGATGGGCAGAACACGGGGGGCAGTTCGCCGTCCGCCAGTGGGAGTGCCGGCGCGTCGTCCGGTTCGTCCGGCGGCGACAGCACGGCGACGAAGACGTACAAGAGCGGTCAGGGGTACTCGATCGGGCTGCCCGCGGGCTGGAAGTACCAGTCCTCGGACTCCGCGGGAGACCGTTTCAACGGACCCCACGGGCAGAAACTGCTCGTCGGCTGGACGACCACGCCCAAGGACGACCCGGTGGCGGACTGGAAGAACCAGGAGCGCTACATGACGCGCTCCCAGTACAAGCGGGTCCGTATCGAGGAGGTGGACTACCGCGGCTGGAACACCGCCGACTGGGAGTTCACCTATGCCGACGGAGGCACCGGATACCGGGTCATCGACCGCGGATTCGTCCTCGACCCGCATCTCGGATACGGGCTGATGTACACGGCGAAGGCGGCCGACTGGGACAGCGAGCTGCGAAAGGACACCTGGGAGACCCTGACCCAGACCTTCCAGCCGAAGTCGTGA